In Malus sylvestris chromosome 15, drMalSylv7.2, whole genome shotgun sequence, a single genomic region encodes these proteins:
- the LOC126603907 gene encoding protein phosphatase 2C 56-like: MDSTEVEQLGRVNSLPYVELASTSSSVSLSSVLTSEDNRSATSSGEVSRTTTSSSGEIPALLVPSLVDPALSTAEEVRVAVARPKCVGRNNKGVTWGFTSVIGRRREMEDAVAVIPSFMSRSCDHVGGCTAPGSRSSSEISPVHFFGVYDGHGGNQVAKFCAERMHEVIAQEWDRETIDGYEWQRRWEAAFSIGFERADNELMAESVAPEMVGSTAVVTVLSGCQIITSNCGDSRALLCRGTETIPLTVDQKPDREDELERIEGEGGKVINWNGARVFGVLAMSRAIGDRYLRPWIIPVPEVTFMTRTDEDECLILASDGLWDVMTNEEVGEVARHHLRRRRRSISTLDDVSPAQVVADHLTEIAYGRNSSDNISIVVVDLKTKRKRQQRL, encoded by the exons ATGGACTCCACAGAGGTCGAGCAACTCGGGCGAGTCAACTCACTCCCCTACGTTGAACTGGCATCGACGAGCTCGAGCGTGAGCCTGTCCTCGGTACTCACCTCCGAGGACAACAGAAGCGCGACGAGCTCCGGCGAGGTCTCGCGGACGACGACGAGCAGCTCTGGCGAGATTCCGGCGCTGCTGGTCCCAAGTCTGGTCGACCCAGCGCTCTCGACCGCCGAAGAAGTGAGAGTGGCGGTTGCGCGGCCCAAGTGCGTGGGGAGGAACAACAAGGGAGTGACCTGGGGTTTCACTTCGGTGATTGGGAGGAGGCGAGAGATGGAGGACGCCGTCGCTGTGATTCCGAGCTTCATGTCTCGCTCGTGCGATCACGTGGGCGGTTGTACGGCTCCCGGTTCCAGATCCTCCTCCGAGATCTCACCCGTTCATTTCTTCGGCGTCTACGACGGCCATGGCGGCAATCAG GTGGCTAAATTTTGCGCTGAGAGAATGCATGAAGTGATTGCACAGGAGTGGGATCGAGAAACGATTGACGGCTATGAATGGCAAAGGAGGTGGGAAGCGGCCTTCTCAATTGGTTTTGAGAGAGCTGACAATGAGCTCATGGCAGAGTCAGTTGCACCGGAGATGGTTGGATCAACTGCAGTTGTTACGGTTCTATCTGGTTGCCAGATTATCACATCTAATTGTGGTGACTCTAGGGCTCTTCTTTGCCGAGGGACCGAAACAATCCCCTTAACTGTTGATCAGAAG CCGGATAGAGAAGACGAACTCGAGAGGATTGAAGGAGAGGGAGGGAAAGTCATAAACTGGAATGGAGCTAGGGTGTTTGGAGTTCTTGCCATGTCCAGAGCTATAG GTGATAGGTATCTGAGGCCTTGGATAATTCCAGTTCCTGAGGTGACATTCATGACGCGGACTGACGAGGATGAGTGCTTGATTCTAGCAAGTGATGGGCTTTGGGATGTCATGACTAATGAAGAAGTTGGAGAGGTGGCTCGTCATCATTTAAGAAGGCGGCGAAGGTCAATCTCCACGCTTGACGATGTTTCTCCAGCACAAGTTGTTGCCGATCATCTCACTGAAATAGCATATGGAAGAAATAGTTCAGACAACATATCCATTGTCGTCGTTGAtctgaaaacaaaaagaaaacgcCAGCAAAGGCTATGA
- the LOC126603908 gene encoding histidine-containing phosphotransfer protein 4-like translates to MPTQSAISAVWILHNLHFLRKIKKMEGNSLREQVAAMRQSLFDEEILDKQFVQMEELEDVHNPNFAEELMTLYFRDSSKLLVSVEKALERPPYDANKLDKFLHQLKGSSASVGANKVWIETNKMREALKAEDVERIKNQFQLVKRAHKTLKGKLEPYFHLLRQAGPADAAQPPE, encoded by the exons ATGCCAACACAATCAGCCATTTCTGCTGTTTGGATTCTGCATAATCTGCACTTTTTGAGGA AGATCAAGAAAATGGAGGGCAATTCCTTGCGTGAACAAGTTGCAGCCATGAGGCAATCTCTCTTTGATGAG GAAATTTTGGACAAACAGTTTGTGCAGATGGAGGAATTGGAAGATGTACACAACCCCAACTTTGCTGAGGAGCTTATGACCTTGTATTTCAGGGACTCCTCCAAACTGTTAGTTTCTGTGGAGAAAGCACT GGAGAGACCCCCGTACGACGCTAACAAACTTGATAAGTTTCTCCACCAGCTCAAAGGTAGCAGCGCCAG CGTTGGAGCTAACAAAGTATGGATTGAGACCAACAAGATGAGGGAGGCTCTCAAGGCAGAAGACGTTGAAAG GATCAAGAATCAGTTCCAACTGGTTAAAAGGGCGCACAAGACTCTCAAAGGAAAACTGGAACCCTACTTTCATCTGCTGCGACAAGCCGGACCTGCAGATGCTGCTCAGCCCCCTGAGTAA
- the LOC126603906 gene encoding putative ABC transporter B family member 8 isoform X2 — MVRPSRKIMGIIGWTRLKSLDFVYLGLAVMLVAFLEGYCWSKTSERQVLKIRYKYLEAVLRQEVGFFDSQEATTSEVINTISKDTSLIQEVLSEKVPTFVMHSSVFISGLAFSTYLSWRLALVAFPTLLLLIIPGMIYGKYLMYLSKKSYKEYGKANTIVEQALSSIKTVYSFTAERRIVDRYSAILERTSRLGIKQGIAKGLAVGSTGLSFAIWGFLAWYGSHLVMYKGESGGRIYAAGISFVLSGLSLGMALPDLRYFTEAAVAATRIFDRIDRKPLIDGEDTKGVVLDNIRGELEFIDVKFTYPSRPNSMVLKDFNLKVEAGRTIALVGASGSGKSTAIALLQRFYDADDGVVRVDGVDIRTLQLNWIRSKMGLVSQEHALFGTSIKENIMFGKLDANMDEVTAAAMAANAHNFIRQLPEGYETKIGERGALLSGGQKQRIAIARAIIKNPVILLLDEATSALDSESEALVQNALDQASMGRTTLVVAHKLSTVRNADLIAVVGGGCIIEIGSHNDLINRQNGHYAKLAKLQRQLSAFDKVEQEQISVSSVSRSSAGRLSTPRSSPAPAFAKSPLPNETLQLVSHPPTSFYRLLSLNSPEWKQGLIGSLSAIAFGSVQPIYALTIGGMISAFFVQSHEEMRARIRTYSLIFCALSLISMTLNLFQHYNFAYMGEQLTKRIRLRMLQKILTFETAWFDEEQNSSGALCSRLSNEASMVKSLVADRVSLLVQTTSAVTIAMILGLIVAWKLALVMIAVQPLTILCFYTKKVLLSSLSANFIKAQNHSTQIAVESVYNHRIVTSFGSVGKVLQLFDEAQEAPRKEASKKAWLAGIGMGSAQCLTFMSWALDFWYGGTLVKKGQISAGDVFKTFFILVSTGKVIAEAGSMTSDLAKGSTAVASVFEILDRHSLISGSNNAGDGDSNNGNGIKLEKVTGRIELKKVDFAYPSRPETLVLRQFSLEVKPGTSTGLVGTSGCGKSTVIGLIQRFYDVERGSVKVDGVDIRDLDIQWYRRHTALVSQEPVIYSGTIRDNIVFGKLDVPENEVTVAARAANAHEFISSLKDGYDTECGERGVQLSGGQKQRIAIARAILRNPTVLLLDEATSALDVQSEQLVQEALDRIMVGRTTIVIAHRLNTIKNLDMIAFVADGKVVEKGTYAQLKQKRGAFFNLATCQR; from the exons ATGGTCAGACCCAGCCGAAAAATCATGGGAATAATTGGATGGACGAGGTTGAAAAG CTTAGACTTTGTATACTTGGGATTAGCAGTAATGCTGGTGGCTTTTTTGG AGGGTTATTGTTGGAGCAAAACCAGTGAGAGGCAGGTGCTGAAGATTCGTTACAAGTACTTGGAAGCTGTTCTAAGGCAGGAGGTTGGGTTTTTCGATTCACAAGAAGCCACTACTTCGGAGGTCATCAATACTATATCAAAAGACACTTCTCTCATACAAGAAGTTCTAAGTGAAAAG GTGCCAACATTCGTTATGCACTCCTCCGTTTTCATCTCCGGCCTGGCCTTCTCCACCTACTTGTCATGGAGACTAGCCTTGGTAGCATTCCCCACACTACTTCTCCTAATCATACCAGGAATGATATATGGGAAGTACCTCATGTACTTGTCGAAAAAATCGTACAAAGAGTACGGAAAAGCAAACACAATAGTAGAGCAAGCATTGAGCTCCATTAAAACTGTTTATTCGTTCACTGCCGAGAGGAGAATTGTGGACAGATATTCAGCAATACTGGAGAGGACGAGCAGGCTGGGGATAAAGCAAGGAATTGCAAAAGGGTTGGCTGTTGGAAGCACGGGGCTTTCTTTTGCGATATGGGGATTTCTTGCTTGGTATGGGAGCCATTTGGTCATGTATAAAGGCGAAAGTGGTGGGAGGATTTATGCGGCTGGCATCTCTTTCGTATTGAGTGGACT ATCCCTGGGAATGGCACTTCCGGATTTGAGGTACTTCACAGAAGCTGCTGTTGCCGCCACCAGAATATTCGACAGGATTGACCGGAAACCCTTGATTGATGGTGAAGACACCAAAGGAGTAGTGCTAGACAACATTAGAGGCGAGCTAGAATTCATTGATGTCAAGTTTACATACCCCTCTCGTCCCAATTCGATGGTCCTCAAAGATTTCAACCTCAAAGTTGAAGCTGGGAGGACCATTGCTCTTGTAGGTGCAAGTGGAAGTGGAAAATCCACAGCAATCGCGTTGCTGCAACGCTTTTACGATGCGGATGATGGCGTTGTTCGTGTTGATGGTGTTGATATAAGAACGCTTCAGTTAAATTGGATAAGATCCAAAATGGGACTTGTGAGCCAAGAACATGCATTGTTTGGGACATCAATAAAGGAAAATATTATGTTTGGTAAGCTTGATGCTAATATGGATGAAGTCACAGCTGCAGCTATGGCAGCCAATGCTCATAATTTCATAAGGCAACTGCCAGAGGGGTACGAGACCAAG ATTGGAGAGAGAGGAGCTCTTTTATCTGGTGGACAAAAGCAGCGGATAGCCATTGCTAGAGCAATCATCAAGAACCCTGTGATTCTCCTACTTGATGAAGCAACAAGTGCTCTTGACTCTGAATCAGAGGCTTTGGTCCAAAATGCTCTTGATCAAGCCTCCATGGGAAGAACCACATTG GTTGTTGCACACAAGCTTTCCACAGTTCGAAATGCAGACCTAATTGCAGTGGTGGGTGGTGGTTGCATCATCGAAATAGGCTCCCACAACGACCTCATCAACCGCCAAAACGGGCACTATGCAAAGCTAGCAAAGCTGCAGAGGCAGCTCAGTGCTTTTGACAAGGTTGAGCAAGAACAAATTTCGGTGTCTTCAGTCAGTAGAAGCAGCGCTGGCCGGCTAAGCAcgccaagatcaagccctgcaCCAGCGTTTGCAAAATCGCCATTACCTAATGAGACCCTACAACTTGTGTCACATCCTCCGACTTCCTTTTACCGGCTTCTCTCTTTAAATTCCCCGGAATGGAAGCAAGGCCTAATAGGAAGCCTCTCTGCCATAGCGTTCGGGTCAGTTCAACCTATCTATGCCCTAACCATAGGTGGCATGATATCCGCTTTCTTTGTGCAAAGCCATGAGGAAATGCGCGCTAGAATTCGCACATACTCCTTGATTTTCTGTGCACTTTCCTTAATTTCCATGACTTTGAATCTCTTCCAACACTACAATTTTGCTTACATGGGTGAGCAGCTCACGAAAAGAATCCGATTACGAATGCTTCAAAAGATCTTGACTTTTGAAACGGCTTGGTTTGATGAGGAGCAGAACTCGAGCGGGGCATTGTGTTCGAGATTGAGCAATGAGGCTTCCATGGTTAAGTCCCTCGTTGCAGACAGGGTGTCCTTATTAGTCCAAACCACTTCAGCTGTCACAATAGCCATGATCCTGGGGCTCATCGTGGCATGGAAGCTAGCACTCGTTATGATCGCAGTCCAACCACTCACGATCCTTTGCTTCTACACCAAGAAAGTCCTGCTCTCTAGTCTCTCAGCCAACTTCATCAAAGCACAAAACCACAGCACTCAAATTGCAGTTGAATCAGTGTACAACCATAGAATTGTGACATCATTCGGAAGCGTGGGAAAAGTACTTCAACTGTTCGATGAGGCTCAGGAGGCACCCCGGAAAGAAGCAAGTAAGAAGGCATGGCTAGCTGGGATTGGAATGGGGTCAGCTCAGTGCCTAACATTTATGTCATGGGCATTGGACTTCTGGTATGGTGGTACATTAGTGAAAAAAGGGCAAATATCAGCTGGGGATgtgttcaaaacatttttcatattGGTCAGCACTGGTAAAGTTATAGCTGAAGCTGGAAGCATGACTTCTGATTTGGCCAAGGGTTCGACTGCAGTTGCATCCGTGTTTGAGATTCTTGACCGGCATTCACTAATTTCAGGCTCTAATAAT GCTGGGGACGGAGATAGTAATAATGGAAACGGGATCAAATTGGAGAAAGTGACTGGAAGGATTGAATTGAAGAAGGTTGATTTTGCATACCCCAGCAGGCCAGAGACATTAGTGCTGCGCCAATTTAGCTTAGAGGTGAAGCCAGGCACAAGCACTGGACTTGTTGGGACAAGTGGATGTGGAAAATCAACTGTGATTGGATTGATACAAAGATTTTATGATGTAGAGAGGGGATCAGTGAAGGTGGATGGGGTTGACATAAGGGATCTAGATATTCAATGGTACCGGAGGCACACGGCCCTTGTTAGTCAAGAGCCGGTGATATACTCTGGTACCATCCGAGACAACATCGTGTTTGGGAAACTTGATGTGCCAGAAAATGAGGTCACAGTAGCTGCCAGAGCCGCCAATGCGCACGAATTTATCTC GTCACTTAAGGATGGGTATGACACTGAGTGCGGCGAAAGAGGGGTGCAGCTATCAGGAGGACAAAAGCAAAGGATTGCAATTGCAAGAGCAATACTTAGGAATCCAACCGTATTGTTGCTAGATGAGGCAACAAGTGCACTTGATGTGCAATCAGAGCAACTTGTGCAGGAAGCATTAGATCGCATTATGGTTGGAAGGACAACAATTGTGATAGCACACAGGCTCAACACCATAAAAAACCTAGATATGATTGCATTTGTTGCAGATGGGAAGGTGGTGGAAAAAGGCACATATGCTCAGCTCAAGCAAAAGCGTGGTGCGTTTTTTAACCTTGCCACGTGCCAGAGATAG
- the LOC126603906 gene encoding putative ABC transporter B family member 8 isoform X1 — protein sequence MSKMNSPEKNNENMVAEKGDESSKGVITKGRKYSVVKIFRYGDWVDVVLMVLGTVGAIGDGMSTNCLLLFVSRLMNNLGYGQTQPKNHGNNWMDEVEKCSLDFVYLGLAVMLVAFLEGYCWSKTSERQVLKIRYKYLEAVLRQEVGFFDSQEATTSEVINTISKDTSLIQEVLSEKVPTFVMHSSVFISGLAFSTYLSWRLALVAFPTLLLLIIPGMIYGKYLMYLSKKSYKEYGKANTIVEQALSSIKTVYSFTAERRIVDRYSAILERTSRLGIKQGIAKGLAVGSTGLSFAIWGFLAWYGSHLVMYKGESGGRIYAAGISFVLSGLSLGMALPDLRYFTEAAVAATRIFDRIDRKPLIDGEDTKGVVLDNIRGELEFIDVKFTYPSRPNSMVLKDFNLKVEAGRTIALVGASGSGKSTAIALLQRFYDADDGVVRVDGVDIRTLQLNWIRSKMGLVSQEHALFGTSIKENIMFGKLDANMDEVTAAAMAANAHNFIRQLPEGYETKIGERGALLSGGQKQRIAIARAIIKNPVILLLDEATSALDSESEALVQNALDQASMGRTTLVVAHKLSTVRNADLIAVVGGGCIIEIGSHNDLINRQNGHYAKLAKLQRQLSAFDKVEQEQISVSSVSRSSAGRLSTPRSSPAPAFAKSPLPNETLQLVSHPPTSFYRLLSLNSPEWKQGLIGSLSAIAFGSVQPIYALTIGGMISAFFVQSHEEMRARIRTYSLIFCALSLISMTLNLFQHYNFAYMGEQLTKRIRLRMLQKILTFETAWFDEEQNSSGALCSRLSNEASMVKSLVADRVSLLVQTTSAVTIAMILGLIVAWKLALVMIAVQPLTILCFYTKKVLLSSLSANFIKAQNHSTQIAVESVYNHRIVTSFGSVGKVLQLFDEAQEAPRKEASKKAWLAGIGMGSAQCLTFMSWALDFWYGGTLVKKGQISAGDVFKTFFILVSTGKVIAEAGSMTSDLAKGSTAVASVFEILDRHSLISGSNNAGDGDSNNGNGIKLEKVTGRIELKKVDFAYPSRPETLVLRQFSLEVKPGTSTGLVGTSGCGKSTVIGLIQRFYDVERGSVKVDGVDIRDLDIQWYRRHTALVSQEPVIYSGTIRDNIVFGKLDVPENEVTVAARAANAHEFISSLKDGYDTECGERGVQLSGGQKQRIAIARAILRNPTVLLLDEATSALDVQSEQLVQEALDRIMVGRTTIVIAHRLNTIKNLDMIAFVADGKVVEKGTYAQLKQKRGAFFNLATCQR from the exons ATGAGTAAAATGAACTCTCCTGAGAAGAATAATGAGAATATGGTTGCAGAGAAAGGAGATGAGAGCAGCAAAGGAGTTATAActaaaggaagaaaatattCAGTAGTGAAAATATTCAGATATGGTGATTGGGTTGATGTGGTGCTGATGGTGCTGGGTACAGTGGGAGCAATAGGAGATGGGATGTCTACAAATTGCTTGCTGTTGTTCGTTAGCCGTCTTATGAACAATTTGGGGTATGGTCAGACCCAGCCGAAAAATCATGGGAATAATTGGATGGACGAGGTTGAAAAG TGCAGCTTAGACTTTGTATACTTGGGATTAGCAGTAATGCTGGTGGCTTTTTTGG AGGGTTATTGTTGGAGCAAAACCAGTGAGAGGCAGGTGCTGAAGATTCGTTACAAGTACTTGGAAGCTGTTCTAAGGCAGGAGGTTGGGTTTTTCGATTCACAAGAAGCCACTACTTCGGAGGTCATCAATACTATATCAAAAGACACTTCTCTCATACAAGAAGTTCTAAGTGAAAAG GTGCCAACATTCGTTATGCACTCCTCCGTTTTCATCTCCGGCCTGGCCTTCTCCACCTACTTGTCATGGAGACTAGCCTTGGTAGCATTCCCCACACTACTTCTCCTAATCATACCAGGAATGATATATGGGAAGTACCTCATGTACTTGTCGAAAAAATCGTACAAAGAGTACGGAAAAGCAAACACAATAGTAGAGCAAGCATTGAGCTCCATTAAAACTGTTTATTCGTTCACTGCCGAGAGGAGAATTGTGGACAGATATTCAGCAATACTGGAGAGGACGAGCAGGCTGGGGATAAAGCAAGGAATTGCAAAAGGGTTGGCTGTTGGAAGCACGGGGCTTTCTTTTGCGATATGGGGATTTCTTGCTTGGTATGGGAGCCATTTGGTCATGTATAAAGGCGAAAGTGGTGGGAGGATTTATGCGGCTGGCATCTCTTTCGTATTGAGTGGACT ATCCCTGGGAATGGCACTTCCGGATTTGAGGTACTTCACAGAAGCTGCTGTTGCCGCCACCAGAATATTCGACAGGATTGACCGGAAACCCTTGATTGATGGTGAAGACACCAAAGGAGTAGTGCTAGACAACATTAGAGGCGAGCTAGAATTCATTGATGTCAAGTTTACATACCCCTCTCGTCCCAATTCGATGGTCCTCAAAGATTTCAACCTCAAAGTTGAAGCTGGGAGGACCATTGCTCTTGTAGGTGCAAGTGGAAGTGGAAAATCCACAGCAATCGCGTTGCTGCAACGCTTTTACGATGCGGATGATGGCGTTGTTCGTGTTGATGGTGTTGATATAAGAACGCTTCAGTTAAATTGGATAAGATCCAAAATGGGACTTGTGAGCCAAGAACATGCATTGTTTGGGACATCAATAAAGGAAAATATTATGTTTGGTAAGCTTGATGCTAATATGGATGAAGTCACAGCTGCAGCTATGGCAGCCAATGCTCATAATTTCATAAGGCAACTGCCAGAGGGGTACGAGACCAAG ATTGGAGAGAGAGGAGCTCTTTTATCTGGTGGACAAAAGCAGCGGATAGCCATTGCTAGAGCAATCATCAAGAACCCTGTGATTCTCCTACTTGATGAAGCAACAAGTGCTCTTGACTCTGAATCAGAGGCTTTGGTCCAAAATGCTCTTGATCAAGCCTCCATGGGAAGAACCACATTG GTTGTTGCACACAAGCTTTCCACAGTTCGAAATGCAGACCTAATTGCAGTGGTGGGTGGTGGTTGCATCATCGAAATAGGCTCCCACAACGACCTCATCAACCGCCAAAACGGGCACTATGCAAAGCTAGCAAAGCTGCAGAGGCAGCTCAGTGCTTTTGACAAGGTTGAGCAAGAACAAATTTCGGTGTCTTCAGTCAGTAGAAGCAGCGCTGGCCGGCTAAGCAcgccaagatcaagccctgcaCCAGCGTTTGCAAAATCGCCATTACCTAATGAGACCCTACAACTTGTGTCACATCCTCCGACTTCCTTTTACCGGCTTCTCTCTTTAAATTCCCCGGAATGGAAGCAAGGCCTAATAGGAAGCCTCTCTGCCATAGCGTTCGGGTCAGTTCAACCTATCTATGCCCTAACCATAGGTGGCATGATATCCGCTTTCTTTGTGCAAAGCCATGAGGAAATGCGCGCTAGAATTCGCACATACTCCTTGATTTTCTGTGCACTTTCCTTAATTTCCATGACTTTGAATCTCTTCCAACACTACAATTTTGCTTACATGGGTGAGCAGCTCACGAAAAGAATCCGATTACGAATGCTTCAAAAGATCTTGACTTTTGAAACGGCTTGGTTTGATGAGGAGCAGAACTCGAGCGGGGCATTGTGTTCGAGATTGAGCAATGAGGCTTCCATGGTTAAGTCCCTCGTTGCAGACAGGGTGTCCTTATTAGTCCAAACCACTTCAGCTGTCACAATAGCCATGATCCTGGGGCTCATCGTGGCATGGAAGCTAGCACTCGTTATGATCGCAGTCCAACCACTCACGATCCTTTGCTTCTACACCAAGAAAGTCCTGCTCTCTAGTCTCTCAGCCAACTTCATCAAAGCACAAAACCACAGCACTCAAATTGCAGTTGAATCAGTGTACAACCATAGAATTGTGACATCATTCGGAAGCGTGGGAAAAGTACTTCAACTGTTCGATGAGGCTCAGGAGGCACCCCGGAAAGAAGCAAGTAAGAAGGCATGGCTAGCTGGGATTGGAATGGGGTCAGCTCAGTGCCTAACATTTATGTCATGGGCATTGGACTTCTGGTATGGTGGTACATTAGTGAAAAAAGGGCAAATATCAGCTGGGGATgtgttcaaaacatttttcatattGGTCAGCACTGGTAAAGTTATAGCTGAAGCTGGAAGCATGACTTCTGATTTGGCCAAGGGTTCGACTGCAGTTGCATCCGTGTTTGAGATTCTTGACCGGCATTCACTAATTTCAGGCTCTAATAAT GCTGGGGACGGAGATAGTAATAATGGAAACGGGATCAAATTGGAGAAAGTGACTGGAAGGATTGAATTGAAGAAGGTTGATTTTGCATACCCCAGCAGGCCAGAGACATTAGTGCTGCGCCAATTTAGCTTAGAGGTGAAGCCAGGCACAAGCACTGGACTTGTTGGGACAAGTGGATGTGGAAAATCAACTGTGATTGGATTGATACAAAGATTTTATGATGTAGAGAGGGGATCAGTGAAGGTGGATGGGGTTGACATAAGGGATCTAGATATTCAATGGTACCGGAGGCACACGGCCCTTGTTAGTCAAGAGCCGGTGATATACTCTGGTACCATCCGAGACAACATCGTGTTTGGGAAACTTGATGTGCCAGAAAATGAGGTCACAGTAGCTGCCAGAGCCGCCAATGCGCACGAATTTATCTC GTCACTTAAGGATGGGTATGACACTGAGTGCGGCGAAAGAGGGGTGCAGCTATCAGGAGGACAAAAGCAAAGGATTGCAATTGCAAGAGCAATACTTAGGAATCCAACCGTATTGTTGCTAGATGAGGCAACAAGTGCACTTGATGTGCAATCAGAGCAACTTGTGCAGGAAGCATTAGATCGCATTATGGTTGGAAGGACAACAATTGTGATAGCACACAGGCTCAACACCATAAAAAACCTAGATATGATTGCATTTGTTGCAGATGGGAAGGTGGTGGAAAAAGGCACATATGCTCAGCTCAAGCAAAAGCGTGGTGCGTTTTTTAACCTTGCCACGTGCCAGAGATAG